A section of the Roseomonas marmotae genome encodes:
- a CDS encoding carboxymuconolactone decarboxylase family protein: MTPRLDYFATAPRMLQPMLALERAVATSGMEHSLIHLVKTRASQINGCAFCIEMHSRDAMAAGESPARLFLLDAWREAPHYTERERAALAWTEALTLVSTTGAPDADYDGLRPHFSDEEIVKLSLLIATINAWNRLSVGFRSVPGSAPARAA, translated from the coding sequence ATGACCCCTCGCCTCGACTATTTCGCCACCGCCCCCAGGATGCTGCAGCCCATGCTGGCGCTGGAGCGCGCCGTCGCCACCAGCGGGATGGAGCACAGCCTGATCCATCTGGTGAAGACCCGCGCCTCCCAGATCAACGGCTGCGCCTTCTGCATCGAGATGCATAGCCGGGACGCCATGGCCGCCGGGGAAAGCCCCGCCCGCCTCTTCCTGCTGGATGCCTGGCGGGAAGCGCCGCACTACACGGAGCGGGAGCGCGCGGCGCTGGCCTGGACGGAGGCGCTGACCCTGGTCTCCACCACCGGGGCGCCGGATGCCGATTACGACGGCCTGCGCCCGCATTTCTCGGATGAGGAGATCGTGAAGCTCTCGTTGCTGATCGCCACGATCAATGCCTGGAACCGGCTGTCCGTCGGCTTCCGCAGCGTGCCCGGCAGCGCGCCGGCCAGGGCGGCCTGA
- a CDS encoding peptide chain release factor 3 — MSETATEAHRRRTFAIIAHPDAGKTTLTEQLLLLGGAIQIAGAVRAKGERRRTRSDWMKIEQDRGISVATSVMTFEYAGQVFNLLDTPGHEDFSEDTYRTLSAVDAAVMVIDAAKGIEAQTRKLFEVCRMRDIPIVTFINKMDREAREPLELLDEIEKTLALDVTPATWPISSGRQFAGVYDMAHSTLRLLGEEGERDEPVSGLEDPRIDALVGEERAQHLREGAEIASVYPEFELEKFREGHLTPIYFGSALRGFGVKHLLDGLAAFAPPPSAREADVRTVQPEEEKLSGFVFKIQANTDLNHRDRVAFLRICSGRLRKGARLKQVRTGKSIPVNAPLFFFAKERQVAEEAWPGDVVGIANHGVLRIGDTLTDGEELNFRGVPSFAPEILRRVRLDDPMLAKKLRKALDQLADEGVVQVFRPMDGSQPVVGVVGQLQLDVLSSRIQAEYGVNITFEGTSWSTMRWVAPKEDGPQGRAALDRFLRSAPSQMAEDHDNQPVAFFTSDWGRKRSEDENPALHFLNFREQHGVEAG; from the coding sequence TTGAGCGAAACGGCCACCGAAGCCCATCGCCGCCGCACCTTCGCCATCATCGCCCACCCAGACGCCGGCAAGACGACGCTGACGGAGCAGTTGCTGCTGCTCGGCGGCGCCATCCAGATCGCCGGCGCCGTGCGCGCCAAGGGCGAGCGGCGCCGCACGCGCTCGGACTGGATGAAGATCGAGCAGGACCGCGGCATTTCCGTCGCGACCTCGGTCATGACCTTCGAATATGCCGGGCAGGTCTTCAACCTGCTGGACACGCCGGGCCACGAGGACTTTTCCGAGGATACCTACCGCACCCTTTCCGCCGTGGACGCGGCGGTGATGGTGATCGACGCCGCCAAGGGCATCGAGGCGCAGACCCGCAAGCTGTTTGAAGTCTGCCGGATGCGCGACATTCCCATCGTCACCTTCATCAACAAGATGGACCGCGAGGCGCGGGAGCCGCTGGAGCTGCTGGACGAGATCGAGAAGACCCTCGCGCTCGACGTGACGCCCGCCACCTGGCCGATCAGCTCCGGCCGGCAGTTCGCCGGCGTCTATGACATGGCCCATAGCACCCTGCGCCTGCTGGGCGAGGAAGGGGAGCGGGACGAGCCCGTCTCCGGCCTGGAGGACCCGCGCATCGACGCCCTGGTGGGCGAGGAGCGGGCCCAGCATCTGCGGGAGGGGGCGGAGATCGCCTCCGTCTATCCGGAATTCGAGCTGGAGAAGTTCCGCGAGGGCCATCTGACGCCGATCTATTTCGGCTCGGCGCTGCGGGGCTTCGGCGTGAAGCACCTGCTGGACGGCCTGGCTGCCTTCGCGCCCCCGCCTTCCGCCCGTGAGGCCGATGTCCGCACGGTGCAGCCGGAGGAGGAGAAGCTCTCGGGCTTCGTCTTCAAGATCCAGGCCAATACCGACCTGAACCACCGTGACCGCGTGGCCTTCCTGCGCATCTGCTCCGGCCGCCTGCGCAAGGGTGCGCGGCTGAAGCAGGTGCGGACGGGCAAAAGCATCCCGGTCAATGCGCCGCTGTTCTTCTTCGCGAAGGAACGGCAGGTGGCCGAGGAAGCCTGGCCGGGCGACGTGGTGGGCATCGCCAATCACGGCGTGCTCCGCATCGGCGACACGCTGACGGATGGCGAGGAGCTGAACTTCCGTGGCGTGCCCAGCTTCGCGCCGGAGATCCTGCGCCGCGTGCGGCTCGATGACCCGATGCTGGCCAAGAAGCTGCGCAAGGCGCTGGACCAGCTGGCCGATGAGGGCGTGGTGCAGGTCTTCCGTCCCATGGACGGCAGCCAGCCGGTGGTGGGCGTGGTCGGCCAGCTTCAGCTGGACGTGCTGAGCAGCCGCATTCAGGCCGAATACGGCGTCAACATCACCTTCGAGGGCACCTCCTGGTCCACCATGCGCTGGGTGGCGCCGAAGGAGGACGGGCCGCAGGGCCGCGCGGCGCTGGACCGCTTCCTGCGCTCCGCCCCCAGCCAGATGGCCGAGGACCACGACAACCAGCCCGTGGCCTTCTTCACCTCCGACTGGGGTCGCAAGCGCTCCGAGGATGAGAATCCGGCGCTGCACTTCCTGAACTTCCGGGAACAGCATGGGGTGGAGGCGGGCTGA
- a CDS encoding DMT family transporter codes for MSPIQQAVLLAVAAAFLFNLEASLTKLMVGVPVETILLVRSFGQLVWVAPLLLRTGPDLLRTKQMPMQMLRGLLSLISWGLYYIGFLHLTLATATVLSFTSVLFITALAGPLLKEEVGWRRWAATLVGFAGVLLVVRPGMLPMSWPLAASLLSAFFGAGIALTTRSLARTERTGTIMLYIGIFTTVGALPFAWGGLAWPGWTNALLLAGMGLLGPAGMYLWIGALRLVDASAIAPVTYVRLVFAAATGAVLFQEAIDNWLVAGAALIVGSALYITRQGAAGRVSPPPPHAVPGSSGSAAPDSHPRSACDPSRR; via the coding sequence ATGAGCCCGATACAGCAGGCGGTTCTGCTGGCCGTCGCCGCGGCCTTTCTGTTCAACCTGGAAGCCAGCCTGACCAAGCTGATGGTGGGCGTGCCCGTGGAGACGATCCTGCTGGTGCGCTCCTTCGGCCAGCTGGTCTGGGTGGCGCCGCTGCTGCTGCGCACCGGGCCGGACCTGCTGCGCACGAAGCAGATGCCGATGCAGATGCTGCGCGGCCTGCTCTCCCTGATCAGCTGGGGGCTGTACTACATCGGCTTTCTGCACCTGACGCTGGCGACGGCGACGGTGCTCTCCTTCACCTCCGTGCTCTTCATCACGGCGCTGGCGGGCCCATTGCTGAAGGAGGAAGTCGGCTGGCGGCGCTGGGCGGCGACGCTGGTGGGCTTCGCGGGCGTGCTGCTGGTGGTGCGCCCGGGGATGCTGCCGATGAGCTGGCCGCTGGCGGCCTCCCTGCTCTCGGCCTTCTTCGGCGCGGGCATCGCGCTGACCACCCGCAGCCTGGCGCGCACCGAGCGCACCGGCACCATCATGCTCTATATCGGCATCTTCACCACCGTCGGCGCCCTGCCCTTCGCCTGGGGCGGGCTGGCCTGGCCGGGCTGGACCAATGCGCTGCTGCTGGCGGGCATGGGGCTGCTGGGCCCGGCGGGGATGTATCTCTGGATCGGCGCGCTGCGGCTGGTCGATGCCTCGGCCATCGCGCCCGTCACCTATGTGCGGCTGGTCTTCGCCGCGGCGACAGGCGCGGTGCTGTTCCAGGAAGCCATCGACAACTGGCTGGTGGCGGGCGCGGCGCTGATCGTCGGCAGCGCGCTCTACATCACCCGCCAGGGCGCGGCGGGGCGGGTCAGCCCGCCTCCACCCCATGCTGTTCCCGGAAGTTCAGGAAGTGCAGCGCCGGATTCTCATCCTCGGAGCGCTTGCGACCCCAGTCGGAGGTGA
- a CDS encoding DMT family transporter, translating into MSESQARGNLRGAVLMAAAAFCFCVEALFIRWLTARGVPVTTQLLFRAGGQLAWVVPLLLSAGPGLLRSRHIPLHVLRGSCSLVTWGLYYFSLTQLDLASATVLSFTSVMITTILAGPLLKERVGAARWAGVLAGFAGVCLMLRPWEGAGMLMAAPLGVAAALAGAVTWCGLTVTTRMLTRTESTATILTWVGVVTFLGVLPAAIWGWQPIGWLELLALLAFSAFTPSIILLVTEAFRFGEASAVGPFQYLRLPIAALFGWALYAEAPDAWGWAGSLVILAGATLVSVAEARARG; encoded by the coding sequence GTGAGCGAATCACAGGCCCGGGGCAATCTCCGGGGCGCCGTGCTGATGGCGGCGGCAGCCTTCTGTTTCTGCGTGGAGGCGCTCTTCATCCGCTGGCTGACCGCCCGCGGCGTGCCGGTGACGACGCAGCTGCTGTTCCGCGCCGGCGGGCAGCTGGCCTGGGTGGTGCCGCTGCTGCTCTCGGCCGGGCCGGGGCTGCTGCGAAGCCGCCATATCCCTCTGCATGTACTGCGCGGCAGCTGCTCGCTGGTAACCTGGGGCCTCTACTACTTCTCCCTCACCCAGCTCGACCTCGCCTCCGCCACGGTGCTCTCCTTCACCAGCGTCATGATCACCACCATCCTGGCCGGCCCGCTGCTGAAGGAGAGGGTGGGCGCGGCGCGCTGGGCCGGCGTGCTGGCGGGCTTCGCCGGCGTCTGCCTGATGCTGCGCCCCTGGGAGGGCGCGGGGATGCTGATGGCCGCGCCGCTGGGTGTGGCGGCGGCATTGGCGGGGGCCGTTACCTGGTGCGGGCTGACGGTGACGACGCGGATGCTGACACGCACCGAGAGCACCGCGACCATCCTGACCTGGGTGGGCGTGGTGACCTTCCTGGGCGTGCTGCCGGCGGCCATCTGGGGCTGGCAGCCCATCGGCTGGCTGGAACTGCTGGCACTGCTGGCCTTCTCGGCCTTCACGCCCTCCATCATCCTGCTGGTGACGGAGGCCTTCCGCTTCGGCGAGGCCTCGGCCGTCGGGCCCTTCCAGTATCTGCGGCTGCCCATCGCCGCGCTCTTCGGCTGGGCGCTCTATGCCGAGGCGCCGGATGCCTGGGGCTGGGCGGGGTCACTGGTCATCCTGGCCGGGGCGACCCTGGTTTCCGTCGCCGAGGCCCGCGCGCGCGGATGA
- a CDS encoding metallophosphoesterase family protein — protein sequence MRVVDHISDLHFNLIDHRAAEALVEALNEDPAHLVVVSGDLTMRARNREFIAAAAFLSRLKSPVLAVPGNHDITTFYPWERFLDPFGRWRRHVSPETEPLWRDEELAVIGLNTVIRGGWHLNWEGGRVPRHGLRKLLGRLEMLPKNLFRIVVAHHPFLAPEERPDTPLARHAAPALERLAKAGVRLILSGHLHRDYVRLHRGAAGERTGLLRRQQQDLLVVQAGSAISTRLRGDPNAYNRIIVERNVARIEPRRWNGEGWVAAPAPAWPKQRLTDIAAQEEAAEAASQAP from the coding sequence ATGAGGGTGGTCGATCATATCTCCGACCTGCATTTCAACCTCATCGACCACAGGGCCGCCGAGGCGCTGGTGGAGGCGCTGAACGAGGACCCCGCGCATCTCGTGGTGGTCAGCGGCGACCTGACCATGCGGGCGCGGAACCGCGAATTCATCGCCGCCGCCGCCTTCCTTTCCCGCCTGAAGTCGCCGGTGCTGGCGGTGCCGGGCAATCACGACATCACCACCTTCTACCCCTGGGAACGCTTCCTGGACCCCTTCGGCCGCTGGCGCCGCCACGTCTCGCCGGAGACGGAGCCGCTCTGGCGGGATGAGGAACTGGCGGTGATCGGGCTGAACACCGTCATCCGCGGCGGCTGGCACCTCAACTGGGAAGGCGGCCGGGTGCCGCGCCATGGGCTGCGGAAGCTGCTGGGGCGGCTGGAGATGCTGCCGAAGAACCTCTTCCGCATCGTCGTCGCCCATCACCCCTTCCTGGCGCCGGAGGAGCGGCCGGATACGCCGCTCGCGCGCCATGCCGCCCCGGCGCTGGAGCGGCTGGCCAAGGCCGGCGTGCGGCTGATCCTCTCGGGCCATCTGCACCGGGACTATGTGCGGCTGCACCGCGGCGCGGCTGGCGAGCGCACGGGGCTGCTGCGCCGGCAGCAGCAGGACCTGCTGGTGGTGCAGGCGGGCTCGGCCATTTCCACGCGGCTGCGCGGCGACCCCAATGCCTATAACCGCATCATCGTGGAGAGGAACGTGGCGCGGATCGAACCACGCCGCTGGAATGGCGAAGGCTGGGTCGCCGCCCCTGCCCCGGCCTGGCCAAAGCAGCGCCTGACCGATATCGCGGCGCAGGAGGAGGCGGCGGAGGCCGCGTCTCAGGCGCCCTAG
- a CDS encoding diacylglycerol/lipid kinase family protein, whose amino-acid sequence MRAALLLNPRAGTLLARPELLTLIPAALRDAGLEVLEVEAGGDLDTRLEAALALQPDVVVVGGGDGTIRTAAARLAGGPVPMAILPLGTLNLLARDLGLPLAPEEAAAALARATPRRIDIGLVNGEVFLCQSVIGLPNRMGLHREKVRGRGGLAPRWRVVVALARALLHHPPLRLGLRTGGGEMRRVWSRAISVVNNAYDEAPGHFFHRPRLDTGRLSWHVVRQFDLLWIARILTSMALGRWRSQPGLISGEAETLDILSRRSHLRVMNDGEAMLLRTPLRYSIRPRALLVLASPQPAMAAPPLPMAAEGLA is encoded by the coding sequence ATGCGTGCTGCCCTGCTACTAAATCCGCGCGCCGGGACTCTGCTCGCCCGGCCAGAGTTGCTGACGCTGATCCCAGCCGCCTTGCGGGATGCCGGGCTGGAGGTACTGGAGGTGGAGGCCGGCGGCGACCTGGATACGCGGCTGGAGGCGGCGCTGGCCCTGCAGCCGGATGTGGTGGTGGTGGGCGGTGGCGACGGCACCATCCGCACCGCCGCCGCGCGGTTGGCAGGCGGTCCGGTGCCGATGGCGATATTGCCGCTGGGCACGCTGAACCTGCTGGCGCGCGACCTGGGCCTGCCCCTGGCGCCGGAGGAAGCGGCCGCCGCCCTGGCGCGGGCCACCCCGCGCCGCATCGATATCGGCCTGGTGAATGGCGAGGTCTTCCTCTGCCAGTCCGTCATCGGCCTGCCCAACCGCATGGGCCTGCACCGGGAGAAGGTGCGCGGACGCGGCGGGCTGGCGCCGCGCTGGCGGGTGGTGGTGGCGCTCGCCCGCGCGCTGCTGCACCACCCGCCGCTGCGGCTGGGGCTGCGGACGGGTGGCGGCGAGATGCGGCGGGTCTGGAGCCGCGCCATCTCCGTCGTGAACAACGCCTATGACGAAGCGCCCGGCCATTTCTTCCACCGGCCCCGGCTGGATACGGGGCGGCTGAGCTGGCATGTGGTGCGCCAGTTCGACCTGCTATGGATCGCCCGGATACTGACCTCCATGGCGCTGGGACGCTGGCGGAGCCAGCCCGGACTGATCTCCGGCGAGGCGGAGACCCTGGATATCCTGAGCCGCCGCAGCCACCTTCGGGTCATGAACGATGGTGAGGCGATGCTGCTGCGAACCCCTCTGCGTTATTCCATCCGCCCCCGTGCCCTGCTGGTGCTGGCATCGCCACAGCCCGCCATGGCTGCGCCGCCCCTGCCGATGGCGGCAGAGGGCCTGGCATGA
- the acnA gene encoding aconitate hydratase AcnA — MRLIGQDSLKTRRTLAVDGKTYHYFSLPEAAKSIGDISRLPYSLKVLLENVLRFEDGRSYFAKDAQAIADWVKEGRSDKEVPFRPARILMQDFTGVPAVVDLAAMRDGILKLGGDPRRVNPLVPVDLVIDHSVMVDVSGSASALQKNVDIEFERNGERYEFLRWGQEAFNNFRVVPPGTGICHQVNLEYLAQGVWTSTDAGETFAYPDSCYGTDSHTTMVNGLGVLGWGVGGIEAEAAMLGQPIAMLIPDVIGFKLHGKLREGVTATDLVLTVTQMLRKKGVVGKFVEFYGPGLADMALADRATIGNMAPEYGATCGIFPVDEVTLDYLRLSGRDEHRINLVREYYKAQGMFREEGQPDPVFTDSLELDMATVEPSLAGPKRPQDRVALTGAAPAFAKELASGNLGVPGDKADLRVPVAGANYDLGHGDVVIAAITSCTNTSNPYVLVAAGLVAKKAHEKGLAPKPWVKTSLAPGSQVVTDYLDKAGLTQHLDALGFQTVGYGCTTCIGNSGPLADPIVDAIEENKLVAVSVLSGNRNFEGRVHQNVRANYLASPPLVVLYALAGSITKDVTKEPIGTGKDGQPVYLKDIWPTQKEVNDVVASVVTREMFQSRYSDVFKGPQQWQAIRVDAGSDTYRWNSGSTYVQNPPYFEGMEAEPKPIASVAGARVLAVLGDSITTDHISPAGNIKKASPAGDYLLNHQVRQADFNSYGARRGNHEVMMRGTFANIRIKNEMVPGIEGGITRHFPSGEVMPIYDAAMKYKAEGRPLVIFGGKEYGTGSSRDWAAKGTFLLGVKAVITESFERIHRSNLVGMGVLPLVFKPGEDRKTLGITGEEIVDIEGLEELKARMVLGLVIHRPDGSVTRTDVQCRVDTADEVEYYKNGGILHYVLRSMAGTKSAA; from the coding sequence ATGCGCTTGATCGGGCAGGATAGCCTCAAGACCCGCCGCACCCTGGCGGTGGATGGCAAGACCTACCATTATTTCAGCCTGCCCGAAGCCGCCAAGAGCATCGGCGACATCTCGCGTCTCCCCTACAGCCTGAAGGTGCTGCTGGAGAACGTGCTGCGCTTCGAGGACGGGCGTTCCTACTTCGCCAAGGACGCGCAGGCGATCGCCGACTGGGTGAAGGAAGGCCGCAGCGACAAGGAAGTTCCGTTCCGTCCCGCGCGCATCCTGATGCAGGACTTCACGGGCGTGCCCGCGGTGGTGGACCTCGCCGCCATGCGCGACGGCATCCTGAAGCTGGGCGGCGACCCGCGCCGCGTGAACCCGCTGGTGCCCGTCGATCTGGTGATCGACCACTCCGTGATGGTCGATGTCTCCGGCAGCGCCTCCGCCCTGCAGAAGAACGTGGACATCGAGTTCGAGCGCAACGGCGAGCGCTATGAGTTCCTGCGCTGGGGCCAGGAAGCCTTCAACAACTTCCGCGTCGTCCCGCCCGGCACCGGCATCTGCCACCAGGTGAACCTGGAATACCTGGCCCAGGGCGTCTGGACCTCCACCGACGCCGGCGAGACCTTCGCCTACCCCGATAGCTGCTACGGCACCGACAGCCACACCACCATGGTGAACGGCCTGGGCGTGCTGGGCTGGGGCGTGGGCGGCATCGAGGCCGAGGCCGCCATGCTCGGCCAGCCGATCGCCATGCTCATCCCCGACGTCATCGGCTTCAAGCTCCATGGCAAGCTGCGTGAGGGCGTGACCGCCACCGACCTGGTGCTGACGGTGACGCAGATGCTCCGCAAGAAGGGCGTGGTCGGCAAGTTCGTCGAGTTCTACGGCCCGGGCCTTGCCGACATGGCGCTGGCGGACCGCGCCACCATCGGCAACATGGCCCCGGAATACGGCGCCACCTGCGGCATCTTCCCGGTCGATGAGGTGACGCTGGACTACCTGCGCCTCTCCGGCCGCGACGAGCACCGCATCAACCTGGTGCGCGAATACTACAAGGCCCAGGGCATGTTCCGCGAGGAAGGCCAGCCCGACCCCGTGTTCACCGACTCGCTGGAACTGGACATGGCCACGGTCGAGCCGTCGCTGGCCGGCCCGAAGCGTCCGCAGGACCGCGTGGCGCTGACCGGCGCCGCCCCGGCTTTCGCCAAGGAACTGGCTTCCGGCAACCTTGGCGTGCCCGGCGACAAGGCCGACCTGCGCGTGCCGGTGGCCGGCGCCAACTATGACCTCGGCCATGGCGACGTGGTGATCGCCGCCATCACCTCCTGCACCAACACCTCCAACCCCTATGTGCTGGTGGCCGCGGGCCTGGTGGCGAAGAAGGCCCATGAAAAGGGCCTGGCGCCGAAGCCCTGGGTGAAGACCTCGCTGGCCCCCGGCTCCCAGGTAGTGACGGACTACCTGGACAAGGCCGGCCTGACGCAGCACCTGGACGCGCTCGGCTTCCAGACCGTCGGCTATGGCTGCACCACCTGCATCGGCAATTCCGGCCCGCTGGCGGACCCGATCGTGGACGCGATCGAGGAGAACAAGCTGGTCGCGGTCTCCGTGCTCTCCGGCAACCGCAACTTCGAGGGCCGCGTGCACCAGAACGTGCGCGCCAACTACCTGGCCTCCCCGCCGCTGGTGGTGCTCTACGCGCTCGCCGGCTCCATCACCAAGGATGTGACCAAGGAGCCGATCGGCACGGGCAAGGACGGCCAGCCGGTCTATCTGAAGGACATCTGGCCGACGCAGAAGGAGGTGAACGACGTGGTCGCCTCCGTCGTGACGCGCGAGATGTTCCAGAGCCGCTATTCGGACGTCTTCAAGGGTCCGCAGCAGTGGCAGGCCATCCGCGTCGACGCGGGCAGCGACACCTATCGCTGGAACTCCGGCTCCACCTACGTGCAGAACCCGCCCTATTTCGAGGGCATGGAAGCCGAGCCGAAGCCGATCGCCTCCGTCGCCGGCGCGCGGGTGCTGGCGGTGCTGGGCGACAGCATCACCACCGACCACATCTCCCCGGCCGGCAACATCAAGAAGGCCTCGCCGGCGGGTGACTACCTGCTGAACCACCAGGTCCGTCAGGCCGACTTCAACAGCTACGGCGCCCGCCGCGGCAACCACGAAGTCATGATGCGCGGCACCTTTGCCAATATCCGCATCAAGAACGAGATGGTGCCGGGCATCGAGGGCGGCATCACCAGGCACTTCCCCTCGGGCGAGGTGATGCCGATCTATGACGCGGCCATGAAGTACAAGGCCGAGGGCCGCCCGCTGGTGATCTTCGGCGGCAAGGAATACGGCACCGGCTCCTCCCGCGACTGGGCGGCCAAGGGCACCTTCCTGCTGGGCGTGAAGGCCGTCATCACCGAGAGCTTCGAGCGCATCCACCGCTCCAACCTCGTCGGCATGGGCGTGCTGCCGCTGGTCTTCAAGCCGGGCGAGGATCGCAAGACCCTCGGCATCACCGGCGAGGAGATCGTGGACATCGAGGGCCTCGAGGAGCTGAAGGCCCGCATGGTGCTGGGCCTGGTGATCCACCGCCCGGATGGCAGCGTGACCCGCACCGATGTGCAGTGCCGCGTCGATACGGCCGACGAGGTCGAGTACTACAAGAACGGCGGCATCCTGCACTACGTGCTGCGCAGCATGGCCGGCACCAAGTCCGCCGCCTGA